Genomic DNA from Solanum dulcamara chromosome 4, daSolDulc1.2, whole genome shotgun sequence:
CGGTTTTGTCTAGTTAGAGACTTGTCTATCACTATATAAGCAAAAAATGTCAAGAACTAATCATTCTGTATTCAAATGAAATGAGCCTGGATAATGCAGAGTGGACATAGAGGTTCATATAGCTGGCCAGAACATGTTAGGATTGAGGTGAAGTTGACTTATTTCCCAGCAGATGTAATGATGTTACGTAACGAAGGATCCACCATGATCGCATAAAAGAACGAAAATTGTATACCAGTATATTTCGTAGTCAACCTCAACTACTTTGCAATAGAGGCATAGTGAATTGAATGATTTTGGAATAGTGAAGATAATCGAAAGTAGCAGAGTAATTTTCTGGCAGATGCAAATAGTGTTACATAAAGAATCATCCAGGGTAAATATTGCATGAAAGGATGAAATCGCATTACCAGTATACCAACAAGTGCCAAAAAGGGGCTAGACTTCCAAAGTTGAAGATCCTGTGAAGAACTACATTTCATCAGAAGATGAATCGGACACAAAACACTTGTAAGATATGGATTTCAAATATAAGACCTGTAGAAAGAATGACGATCCTACAAGTAAACAGCCCAAGCATGTCCCTGCAGCAGACACCTGAAGAAAACCATCATAACATTTATTCTTTACtaggaaaaaaattaacatCAATGAAAAGGATTTCTAGTAATTAATGTTTACCATAAGTAGTGGACGCCTTCCTGCTTTATCCATCAATAGTACTCCTAAAACTTGCATCGGAATCTGCAGATCACAAAAACACTCAAAATCTGATGGAGCAAACTCAATTGATTTAGTGCGTCAAGATTATTTACCTGTACAACTACCATTGCAATTGAACCAATCCTACCAGAGAAACCTGATATATTTTGCGATTCATATAATAAGatttcatttttatcttttattaacAAGCAACTAATGGAACACCAAATGTATACGAAAATTACATACCAGCTGACTCAAAAATAGAACTTGCATAGTATGCAATAGCATTGACCCCTCCAAATTGTTGCAATACCATTAATCCCACCCCAACCTGGACGAATTGATAGACAAGCATAACACTACTATTATTAATCACAGAGGATAAAAGATGAGTTGTTCAGTAAGAGAAAACGAAAGGTTGTCTTACTATAAGAGAATGTGCATATTTCTTGTGGAACAAATCAATTATCTTAGCCTCAGAAAGTCTCTGAAGTGTTTCTGTGTACTCCTGCAAGTCAAGAGAATGATACATATTAAGCATTATTTACCATTCCAGTCATACAAATATCGTAAtggaaatcaaaataaaagagataataaAAACGCTTTCACTCATGGAAAGTCAGGAATTTACTTTTATTTCAGCAGCTTCATCTGATATATTGGCGTCCTTCCCCCTAAGGCGCTGAAGAGAAGCTTCACACTCTTTCCACTGGTCAGCCTTAGCCTGGCAACGAAAACATCGCCAACAGGCTTCAATTTCAGTTTCTtgtaaatgaaatgaaattttTATTAATCTGAATACAGCAGAACCTAGTCTTGAAAATACTTTGATCAAGTTGTACAATCTTACCAGCCATCTCGGAGACTCTGGTATGAAAAACAGGCCCAAAATCTGTATTATACAGGGAATAGCTCCtggaattatattttttgcTTTAGATCAATAAACATTTCCAAAGTAAGAGGTTTTCAAagggaaaaggaaagaaaagaaatttacCAATCACAGCCAATAGGCGCCAGTTGATGATTACTCCAACTACATACATTAGTGATGCTCCACAGCATATCATTAGCTGAAGCATCAAAAGCATACAAAGACGATCAGCTGACAGCATAACATGAAAAATGAAAACCAGAATTGTTGGATTACCTGATTAGCAGTTGTGAATGCGCCTCGGAGATTCTTAGGTGTTATTTCCGCTATATATACAGGTACCTATGTGTGGAAAACAAcagcagagtcatttataatgTAAAATAGATTAAACCTGTTCAATAAACGTTCACTGCAAATATTTACCACATAAGAAATAATGCCAACTCCATATCCCATTAACAACCTCCCAATGTCAAGCCACAAAGCATTCTGTTGATGATGacaaaacaatataaaataaaattgatccAGGCGAAACAGCGATATCATAAAGGTGGAAACGAAGGTTAAGATGAATATATACCTTGCCAAAAATTATTGCAAGCCATCCCCAAAGACAAAACAGCTGAGAGAAGCCCATTGCCTGCATGATTAGacatgaataatttgaatgTATACTAAACTTAGCGAAGATGTTTAGCCAACAAATTGAAAACTTACACCTCTCCGGGCGAAAAGATCTGCTAGTTTCCCACTCATTACAGCACCTATCATCGCTCCAATCGTCCATATTGAACCAAATACAGAGTACTGGTATTGTAAAGGAGTACATACAACTTGCTTTCAGTCAAGAAGCATTCATATCACAGTGAATAATGAATTTGAcaagaccatatatagtttcaTTGTGTGgtatatgtataatttatgggtataatttttgaaagctcgtatattatatgatatatagtCTCGCAAGCAAAAAATAGTCTCGTAAGCTcatatattatatgatatatgtataattttctttttggatAATATTAGAACTGACCTCTGCCACAGAGAGGCCGAGATCCTGTATTATCCCATTCTGAGCGGGTGAAGAAAATCCCACCTGCATATGAACAAACAAAAAACAGACAATTATAAAATCTTAATCAAGGTAGCATCTTGCATATTTAAAACTTCACGGGCATGGTGTGATAGTCAAAAACTTCAGGGGTTCATAATTATACCATAAGAAAATCTAGGggtacaaaaacaaaaaaaaaagaaggtatcTACGACGCCACGGGACGACAATAAGTAGAGCCAATTTATATGTAGAACCAGTGGAGAGTGGACCCTTCCATCCAAGACAGTGTTacatttgataaattttattaCACTCAAGTGTGTTACTTCCTGGTTAactttttaatttgttaaaaatataattttaaaaatatttcctaAACTTATTTACTTTTAACTTCTTTATTGTATTCTTAAATCTTAataaactttttttctttttcccacATGAGGGAAAGATTAGTCATGTTCTCTGTTATTCTTCAacgtaatttaaatcatcaacctATCAATCTATCAATTGATAGTAGAGTTGTTCAACCTTTTGAGCAAGCCGCACTTTTATAGTCTAAATCAcaaattctaaaaatatttttcgcaCAAACTTATGTATAAAACTTAAATTGAAATTTCCAAAAGGAGAAAAAACAGAGAGATGTTAATTCCATTTTGGTCTTTCTATTATTCAATTAAACCTCCATCAATCATTTTAAGTGTGTTTCTTTTAGCAGCCATGACACTTGCAATTAAAAATTGATACTAAAGCAAATTCGATAATAATCCACTTTCTTCCACTTAAATGGCTTTAATCCAAATTAAACCCCAAAGCAAAAAATGCACTTACAGCAGAACCAAAAACAAAGGAGCCGGAGACGGCAACAATGGTGCTGAATACGACGGCGAGTGTGGCCGGCGCCGGAGTATCTCCACCGGTAGAAAGCAAAGGATCGGTGGTTGTAAATCCATCTTCTATTCTTTCCGACCTCTCCATCTATAAAATTAACCTTACTAagtttaatttctcaaaaatatatgtttttattttagttgGTTAGTCGAATCATCATACTCGTATATATAAGTACTGCAGAGaggataattttaaaaaaagaaaatatattaaacaaaaaaatatcaacGTCATTTATTGTCCAAGATTTGCGTAGTCAGCAATAGGCTGCGATActcttttcttatttcttatTGTATTTGACTTGATTCGAAATTTTACACatttagaaattttatttaaaaaataatataaattatagtaattaataatttaaaaattaaagttatgatCAATGAAATTATTCTTTAATTGTCTAATACTAGTATTTAAGACAAATAAGTTAAAATGAAGAAAGTATTACtactatttatttgattcatatatatgatacattttttattttaattcatttGAAAATGAACATAATTTTCTTACTAtcctataatttatttaattttaatgttattcttattatgttaATGCCATAATTTGTAGCCATCCACACAATATAAtagtttattctttttattaggAGAGAAAAAATACGTGTGTAACCACCACTATCACCATTCgtttcaaaaatgaatttcgaTGTTTTGTATATACTAGATTAATACGTCAAAGTCTTCTCATTTTATCAAATTTGGTAACCAATCAAAATCAAATGCTTCGGTAAAACGAGACACAGAAATCATAAGATCTCAGATTTAAATTTTAGTATAGATAAAaatattaggtgatttttttctctatatCCCTGCCTTGGTAAATCGAAATTacctattattttctttttggaaCCACAAACCTCTGCCACCTTATTTTGTGAGCACTCTATGATAACCTGTTCACAATGCAATAACTTGTAAATCACGCAAAGATGTAAATCGCATTAAGCAAATTCCATGAAACGAAATCATGGCTAAGTAGCAGGCGGAAGCTAGACTTGATCTCAGGTCTCCCACATAGGAGATCCACCTCCCAATCACTCAACCATGCCCTAGGGGCCTGATACCTATTGTTAGTTATGATAAATATCTTATAAAGTTTTCGACACGAGCTAAATCGAACATTACAATCactaaaaaatgaagaaaaaaaaagaggagacaGAGAGAAGCTGGTACACTGTATTTGAAAAGAAAACTATATATAATGTCACTTGCTTTTGGATGGTTTACCATGTTTTATGCTTTCAGAACTAGATAGGACAAACAAGTATTCTCTCCATAAAAAATTAAcgtttttttataatttattgagcgtctttattttatattttttcttctgtgttttcattttttttgcttCGATGAGCAAGTGTCTTAATAGGTAGGGTCTAATTGCAAAGGAGCATAGATACATTGATATGGAGTAAAAATGATAAAAGGTAAACCATGCTAAtttcttgatattttaattttttttagtaaaacTTTTAATTTCGCTACTATgttaaaatatacatattttaaattttcttagtAAAAATCCTAACTCCATTACTATGttaaaatatacatatagtATCATATAAGTAATGCAAAGTACTAATTTTATAGATTTCTAATAAAATGAATCAAATGTTGTATTAGTAATTAGTGCTAGGTTTTATAACAGAAAGCAAATGTCATATAGTAGTGGAGCTTTTTGCTAGATGTTTTTTCTTATACAACAAAGCAATCACCATGAAATTTTTTAAGATGGGCTTCTATAAACAGGTGAATAGTGAAGTAAAATTTTGTAATAATTCATTGTTTTAACTACCTCCACCCTCCAATATATTGTGGCATACTAACAAATTACATATAAATGTCGAATATATTGgtcaacttttaaaaaaaaatcagtcAAACATCATATATAGATATCAAAATTCTCTAATCCATTAATTAAGTTTTGTCTTGATGTAACATGTTCACAGCACAATGTCATAACTGGTAagaacataaattaatttatcatatctatcataattcatacatgCCTTTTAGTGTgttcaaatttatatttagatgAAATCTTCTTATATTTTCAATTTAAGACATTTATTAATGACTATGCCTTTTATTGTATTTCACTAGTAATaatcaaaattataaataaatttaattaaaatcttTATAATCTTAACTAAATACATAGTGTTCACTATAAAACTTGTGAAGGTGTAACTCATTTCACTTTTCTTTCATTCAATAAACTTTGTGAAAGGTATGCAacaatttcatttacatttcctcctcctctctctctctctctctctttatgaactttaacatgaaattaattaaatatatgtgTATTCATACTGTTATTTTTTCTCAATATCAAGTTTAATTAAGTCTTTGCGATTATTTTACCAGGCCAAAAAATTCATTTGAAAATGAATTTATCTTGGAGTTTGTTTCAGGTAATTTATCAACCTTAATCTTTAAAACAATGTTGGATTCATtttctatatataattttttgatgagTTGTAGAATTAATATTGTGATTTCATTCTATTCTTTGTATtcacatatatttattttaatcttGCAAATTAGTTaggtttttttattatatatataaataatatatatatatatatatatatatatataattaaatgtCTAATAAATTTTGGTTAACTATATATGTGAGTGAGACCGTGATTCTAAGAATTTACACTTTATTGATGAAACGATTTGTTGTTTGGTGGTTGCGaggagaaataaaataatttaaaaagtaaattttacATAACCCTTTAACCCGACCTTTAGATCCGGGAAATAATCCTCTTTTTACATTTGAATTTGAATGGATCGATCCTTGGATCTAAAATTGTCAATAAAAGAATATTGTATTGAAAGGGATAAATATATTCCTCAATTTTGtgttttaaaacaaatatatccagcattaaaaaaaaaaatgtgcaGGCATTTCCCTCTCGTTCTTACAAATCTAAACCTTCGtagaaaaacaaacaaacacaagAAAGAGGACCTATAGAGGTTAAAGGCTCCCCTCCTTGTGTCCAAACTTAGATCTAAGCTTttgtaaatctcaaataatCGCAAACAAGATGAGAATAGTTCATAGGAATATATTCAAAAGAGATAAGAGTTGACATTTAGAATTTacttatattaaattaaattcacATGATTTTTTTGCCTCAATGCAGACAATTTTAACTTGTTCATCCTGTGGATTGGTCATATCGCTGTCCATGACCAAGGAAAATCCCGAGCTTGACCAGGAAATAACAAGCCATTCAATTGAAGATTCGCAATCTGTATTGGCTCGCTTTTGGGAGGTAGACTTGGGCAGCAAGCTATTTGTTGTCCTGACCCGAAAAGCCACCAAAGTAATTGcatcttatatttttataaataatttgtcttaattaattatcacattttgaatttgattttttgtgtgtgtgttattGTTAATTATTTTAGTACTTTAATTTATTATAGAACAATTGAAGTAAAAAGAGTTGAGGATGGTAACGAAGGATcgaagaaaaagaggaagagaTCATCAAAAACGGCCTGTATCGCCCAAAAGGAAGAAAGCTAATCCATGAATTCCTAAATTAATTCCCTGGATAGATGAGCTATAGTTTTGTTACAGACTCttaatgaatttttgaagaaattgttACTTGTTTTGGCAAagggttattgttgtttttcaGTTTTATATCTTTTATGGGATTTTAAAAATCTCGTTGGATTTaagaatttaatatttatgaattgttttattttttttggattattttgaactaattatttatatatatatattaagtgaatttttcaATACAAATATAAAAGTTGAATTAAAACTAATTGTTTGGGTATGATAAACTCATGACTTCAAGTGCAGATCCACTTTTGTATGAAATCTATCATATTGTTGTTACTATATGCCTCTCTCATATAAACTTTTATCTCTATCATCaaattgatttttagaaaaaatattttcacttATCACTTATATATGTAGCATTTTGTGTTTAACTTATGTTAAATGtttgtttttttcattttgcCCTAAAATATTAGAATATTAAAGTTGATCGATCTTTAATCAGAAAATATTTATTGTAGCCAGGGGCGTATCATGATATTAGTATAATAATGTGTATGTATCTGTGCGCATGCAAGCTCAATGTATTGTCATGTTTCAGCCTAATCCATTGCTTCAGGGAATCAAATCAAGTAGCTGATCATAACCCGCCGCATTATCACGCCATATAAGCGTCACGTAAGTGCCACATGTCACAAAGTTGACCATGTGAAAGCCTTACATAGGAAAAATACTAGTCCATAGTGGAAGGTTCTAGAGACATGTGGAGAATTTCCTTGGAAGACTTTAGAATTCTATGGATTTGCATGGAAAGTCCTTAGAATTTTCTAGTTGTGTAGAGAAATCTAGAAAAGGAATTAGTTTGTAAATATGAAAGGACTTgtgtaataatttttatttatacttaagCCCCTAacgagtagtataaatagatgggcattcatttgtagcaaatcATCAAGCAATCAACTATTCTTccaaaagcaatacaaaagccttcttcataaaaactctcttgtctttcttacaatctagtgTTCCCTTAGCGacctagtcttaaaggcttacttgagcttacaagatcgtgaaagattcgtgagtaagttgtcaagtgccgcacgaaAGTCTTAGTGTGAAGTCCTAATCCGTGACAATAGGCTTGTAAATCAAAGCCACAATATTTACTCGGAATGCTTGTAGATGTTAGCAGTTTCCCTTCGTACGCGGTTTTGTTGTGGAAAATGCTCAACATTTTAAATATATCTTTTTAAAAACAATTATTACgtactttttctttcttttgaaattctcaagtttgaaaattttgttataacaaaaatatatgttaCTGCTTTAGAAacggtaaggctgcgtacaatagacccttgtggtcgagGTCCTTCTTCGAATCCTGTGCATAGCGGGAGTTTTAGTGCACGGTCTGCCCTTTATATGTTACTGCTTTTTTTACGAAAAAGTttattgaatgaatgaattaaCATGATATTCAAAAAATACTTGTTACTACCAGGTTGTCTGGATGTGTTAACATGCAAATCATATTTGCCCTAAACTGTAAAGAGAGAATGCCTTTTATGAAACTATTATTATGTCAGGTTTGTGATATCTCTTTTTGAGGTAGATAATAATTTCGATCACGTTGGAAAAAGAATTGTACTTTTTAGAGAAAGAAGATTGTGGATGAAATGCGCTGTTCGAAAAAGTCAACAAAGCTTGttatttgaaaatatgattttttttcgtGGTCTAATCATGCACAGATTATAATACAAACATTGTTATGCagtgaaaaatatataaaaattgttaCGAAGAGATTACTTTACAATATAAAAATCCCTCTCTTCATTCTCTTTTGTGCATGGACTAATCATCCATTCATACTCTTCATTAATGTTCTTTTTAAGTTCTAAAGGTTATTATTGCATTTGTTCAAATCCGGTAACAAAATGAGTTCCAATTTAAGTGCAGTTGTGTCTGTCTACTAATAGAAGAAACGGATGTTTTTTTTTCGGTTAAATTTTGGTAAGAAACGGATGCTATTAATTGTCTTATGAACATATTAAAGttataattgaatttttaaggtgAGAATAGTATAGAAATCGTACTATATATGGTCCATCATGCTTTATTAAACTGTCTAGTTGTTTACTAATCAACTAATTAGTCCCATTAATCTTTGGTCATGAAATGGAGCTTTCCTCTGAGGTGCTCAAATTCTATACTTTTCATTGGAAGGAGAGAAGCTTTGCATCTTCATCCATGAAGTATGAAACTCAACCTAATAAAGAATGATGATTCAAAACTAAACAGATTTCTTTATTCACATTTAAATCtgattaaattcaaattagcGTATTGTAGAGCCTATTTTCAGAGGGGGCGTTTTcaacaacaaaaagaaaaaattatttttagaagtTCAATATCGAAATCGTTgataaaaggagaaaaaattgCATCCTTCCCACCACACACTACAACATATTGTATTTATAGCTATAAAATCTAAGCTATGAATGTGAAAATCGTAGCAGTTAccactattaaaaaaatagggAAAACTAACCTCAAAATACCGACTTTCAGATGGCGATATTCCCTGAAATACTAACCCAATACCAACTTCCAAGCTTAGGTCGGAATAAGCTTGATCGCTTTTCAATATCGACTTCCAGAGATCGATATTTACCAACTCAAGGGAGTTCAGTTCCCCGAGGATGAACAAggtcaattttaattttaagttgaaaaattatgaatttgaatttttattttattttttaagattcCAACTTCCATAAgtcaatatatttttattttgttcttttttatttctcgAGACTCCGACTTCCGGAGGTCAAAATTATTAGATGACTTCCAAGCATGTTCTTAATCAATGAAATGACACCATGTGAAtctgaaatttatttttctagtcTCTGTCTAGTTTATTTAGAAAGAAGCTGGCATTCCCAAAACAACAATCATATTTCAAACAAACCTGTTCATGCGCACAGTTTTGTTTCAATTTTAGGGTATTATATCAATTTCTTCATATTGCACGAACTTGATATCCTATAAGAACTTTAAGATGCTCAAGAAGGGGAGTGTGACATATGAATTGCCAAAAGTAGTTGGTATTCACTCCTTTGAGCTGTCAAGTTTTCCTTTGTTGGGGGGGGGGAAGGGGGAATATGCCTTTGCTCAATAAGGTGTGAATTACCATAGAAAACAATTTTGCATCTAATACAAGCTAGAGTATGAATTTCAAAACTCTTTAAGCTTAAATCAGACAATCTCTTTCAAGATCCACTTGTTTCTAAGAGCTGAGGTTTAAAAATTGAGGTTGCCCAAGCTTGAGAAAacaaaatcatcaattctacCACTGATCAAGAGAGTGCAGACTTTAAAGATGTGGTGAAGACCTCTAATTCCTTCAAGCCTTCTTCGGGCGATTTTGCTTCACCTAATATTCTTACCATTGCACTGCCAACAATGACACCATCAGCTCCCCATTCTGCCACCTGCAATACAAGTTTAATGCAAAT
This window encodes:
- the LOC129886242 gene encoding sugar transporter ERD6-like 5 isoform X1, with translation MERSERIEDGFTTTDPLLSTGGDTPAPATLAVVFSTIVAVSGSFVFGSAVGFSSPAQNGIIQDLGLSVAEYSVFGSIWTIGAMIGAVMSGKLADLFARRGAMGFSQLFCLWGWLAIIFGKNALWLDIGRLLMGYGVGIISYVVPVYIAEITPKNLRGAFTTANQLMICCGASLMYVVGVIINWRLLAVIGAIPCIIQILGLFFIPESPRWLAKADQWKECEASLQRLRGKDANISDEAAEIKEYTETLQRLSEAKIIDLFHKKYAHSLIVGVGLMVLQQFGGVNAIAYYASSIFESAGFSGRIGSIAMVVVQIPMQVLGVLLMDKAGRRPLLMVSAAGTCLGCLLVGSSFFLQDLQLWKSSPFLALVGILVFTGSFSLGMGGIPWVIMSEIFPINVKGLAGSLVTVVNWFGSWIVSYSFNFLMLWSSEGTFFIFSAVCGLTVMFVAKLVPETKGRTLEEIQSSMNSFT
- the LOC129886242 gene encoding sugar transporter ERD6-like 5 isoform X2; the protein is MERSERIEDGFTTTDPLLSTGGDTPAPATLAVVFSTIVAVSGSFVFGSAVGFSSPAQNGIIQDLGLSVAEYSVFGSIWTIGAMIGAVMSGKLADLFARRGAMGFSQLFCLWGWLAIIFGKNALWLDIGRLLMGYGVGIISYVVPVYIAEITPKNLRGAFTTANQLMICCGASLMYVVGVIINWRLLAVIGAIPCIIQILGLFFIPESPRWLAKADQWKECEASLQRLRGKDANISDEAAEIKEYTETLQRLSEAKIIDLFHKKYAHSLIVGVGLMVLQQFGGVNAIAYYASSIFESAGFSGRIGSIAMVVVQIPMQVLGVLLMDKAGRRPLLMVSAAGTCLGCLLVGSSFFLQDLQLWKSSPFLALVGILVFTGSFSLGMGGIPWVIMSEIFPINVKGLAGSLVTVVNWFGSWIVSYSFNFLMLWSSEGTFFIFSAVCGLTVMFVAKLVPETKGRTLEEIQSSMGTVF